The following nucleotide sequence is from Solidesulfovibrio carbinolicus.
CTAGGCTTGCCGGCCGAGCCGCCGTAGCCCCGGTAGTCCACGCCGGCAATGGTCGCGAACCGCAGTTCATTTGGCGACCACAGGAAAAAGCCGGTCTGATCTTCGAGGTTGCCGGCGAAATACAGCACCGCCGGCAACGGCTTGCCGTCGGCCAGACGCGGCAGATAGTAGCCGGTAAGCGCCGTGCCGTCCCCGGCCGTCACCGTGAAAGGTTCCAGGCGGGGATAATAGCGTTTGATTTCCGCGACCCGGGCCGGGTCGGCGGTCCGTCCCGGAAAGACCATACCGTCCTGGGCCAGATAGAGCATGACGCAATAGCCCAAGTAGGCGAGCATGGCGGCCAGGCCCACCACGGCGGCGATTTTCATGGCGATCCCCGTTTTCTTCATGGGGTCATATGACCGCACATCCCCCGGAGCCTCAAGCCCTAATACGCGGCCGAGACATGTTTTTTTGTGCCTCCGGCGGCCAGAAGAGGCTCTGCCTCTGCCTTACCCTCTCCGCTGGGGGCCTGAGGCCCCCAGACCCCCCACATGGGAAACAGGGGTAAGGGGTTTCGGCTAAAATGGCTCGCTGGCTGCTCGGCCGCCGAAGTTCGCCCCGCCGGCCGTCGCTTGCCGTGCCGGGCCTGACAAAAAAAGCCGGCCGGCCGCCCATGGCGTACCGGCCGGCCTTCGTGCCGTCATGATCGCGACTCAGGTCGCTTGGAAAATCCCGCCCAGCGCCCAGCGCGCGTCGCCTTTGCCGCGCCCCGCCCCGCCCCGAGGCCGGGAGAGCGAATAATCGCCCGCGCCTAAGCCGACGTGGCCTACCGCCCCCGGGCCTGGTAGCGGTTGATGCGCCGCTCCAGATAGCGGGAAAATTCCGTCAGACAGTAGCAGATGATGAAATAGAGCACCGCGATGGTGATGAAGATTTCCGTTGGCGCGGTGAGCGTGCGGTTGTTGACCTGGGTCGCCGCCTTGGTCAGCTCGTTGACGCCGATGATAAAGGCCAGGGAGGTATCTTTCGTCAAGGAAACGAACTGGTTGACGAAAGACGGGATCATGTTGAACAGCGCCTGGGGCAGGATGATGTGGGTCATGGCCTGGAAGTGGGACAGGCCCGTGCCGCGCGCCGCCTCCATCTGGCCCTTGGGCAGGGCCTCGACCCCGGCCCGCACGATCTCGGCGATGTAGGCGCTGGTGAAGACAATAAGCGCGATAAGCGCGCTTTCGGCCTCGGGCAGGGTGTGGCCGAAGACCACCGGAGCCAGGAAGTAGAACCAGAAGACGACCATCAAAAGCGGCGTGCCCCGGATGATCTCGATAAAGCCCATGGCCGGCCAGCGCAGGGACGGTTTCTTGGAAATGCGCATGAGCCCCACGCCAAGGCCCAGCCAGAAGGCTCCGAAAATGCCGCCCACGGCCAGGATGACGGTCATGGCCAGACCGCCCAGCGGCCCCTGGGGATAGGCCCCGATCAGGAAGTAGTCGAAATTGCGAAAAACGATGTCCCAATGCATGGCGCGCCTCCTACCGTGACCGCACGTGCAGCACGCGGCGGTTGTAGAGGTTGACGCCCAGGGACACGATCAGGGAAATGGTCAGGTAAATCAGCGTGGACACGGTAAAGGCCTCGAAGCCGTGGAAGGTGTGGGCCTCGATTTGCCGGGCCATGTAGGTCAGGTCCATGACGCCGATGGTCATGACCAGGGACGAGTTCTTGATGAGATTTAAGAACTGGGAAATCAAAGGTGGGATGATGACCCGGAAGGCCTGGGGCAAAATGACGTAGGCCATGGCCTGGAGAAAGGACAGACCGCAGGCGCGCGAGGCTTCGAGCTGGTTTTTGGGGATGGAAAAGATGCCGGAGCGGATCTCCTCGGCGATAAAGGCGGCGGTGTAGACGGTCAGCGCGATGACGCCGCAGGCGAACTCGAAGTCGCGGGCGTAGAGCCACTGGTTGACCGCTTCAGGCAGCACGCTGTAGGAACCGAAATACCAGAAAAATATCTGTACCAGCAATGGCGTGTTGCGGAAAAATTCCGTGAATGACGCCGCGAACCAGACCAGCGGCTTCACCTTGGACAGCCGCATCACGGCGATCACCGTGCCCAGCGCCAGGGACAGCACGATGGAGATGCCGGAAATCTGCAGGGTCACGCCCAGACCCGACAGGATCCACTGGCCGTATTCCCCGCTGACCACCTGGCCGAAATCGAATTGGTACGCCAAAGACTCATCCCCGCTTGGCGGCCGGGGCGGACCCCGGCGCAAGTGCGGCCGGGAGGATTCCTCCCGGCCGCAGGTCACTCAGGAAACGCGTGTCGCCGACTAGGGCCAAAGCTCCATCTTCCAGGTCAGGGGCAGATAGTCCTTGGTGTCCTTGCCGAACCACTTGTCGTAGATCTTCTGGTATTCGCCCTTTTCCCACATATCCATGAGGGCGGCGTTGACGAAGTCGCGGAAGTCGGAATCGTTCTCGGCCACACCCAGGCCGTAGGGCTCGGGGGAGATGTACTCGCCCACGATGTCCCAGGCTTCGGGCTTGTCGTCGCTGTTCTTGATGCCGACCAGGATGGACTCGTCGGTGGTCACGGCCTGGACCTTGCCCTGCTTCAGCGCCAGGAAGGCCTCGGGGTAGGTCTCAAAGGAGATGACGGTGCAGTCGGGCTGGGCCTTTTTCACGTTCTGCTCGGAGGTGGAGCCCTTGACGGAACCGACTTTCTTGCCGGCCAGATCGGCCACGGACTTGATGCCGCCGTCTTTTTTGACCAACAGCTTCTGGCCGGTCATGAAGTAGGTGATGGAGAAGTCGATCTGGTCTTCGCGCTCTTTTTTGTGGGTCATGGTGGCGGCCACGATGTCCACGGCGCCCTGGGTGAGCATGGGGATGCGGGTGGAGGAGGTGACGGGCTTGAGCTCCAGCTTGGCGTTTAAGCGGGTGGCCAGGGCCTGCATGAGATCGATTTCAAAGCCCACGATCTGGTTGGTCTTTTCATCCACGAACCCGAAGGGGCGCTGGGAGTCCTTGACGCCGGCGACAAGCGTGCCGCGGGATTTGATGTCGTCGAGCTTGCCGGCCAGGGCGGGCATGGCCGCAACGAGGGTGAACAGGCAGGCGAGGACGGTAAGCCGGGCTGCTTTGCGCATGGAAGCCTCCTTCAGGCGTTTTGATGGTTTGCGGGCGTCGCCCGCGGACGGACTACAGGATTTCCTTGAGGAAAAGCCGGGTGCGCTCGTGCCGGGGATTGCGGAAGAATTCCAGCGGCGGCGCGCTTTCGACGATTTCGCCATAATCCATGAAGACCACCCGGTCGGCCACTTCCCGGGCAAAGCCCATTTCGTGGGTGACGCACAGCATGGTCATGCCGTCGCGGGCCAGATCCTTCATGACATTGAGGACTTCGTTGATCATTTCCGGGTCCAGGGCCGAGGTGGGCTCGTCAAAGAGCATGACCTTGGGCCGCATGGCCAGGGCCCGGGCGATGGCCACGCGCTGCTGCTGGCCGCCGGAGAGTTCGGCCGGAAATTTCTTGGCCTGTTCGTGGATGCCCACCCGCTCCAGCAGGGCCAGGGCCAGTTCCTCGGCTTCCTTGCGGGGCGTCTTTTTGACCTTGACGGGGGCCAGGGTGATGTTTTTGAGCACCGACAGGTGAGGATAAAGATTGAACTGCTGGAACACGATGCCGATGTCGCAGCGCAGCTTGTTGACGTCGACGTCGTCGCCGTGGATGTCGTGCCCGTCGAACAGGATGTGGCCCTGCTGGTATTCCTCCAGACGGTTGACGCAGCGGATAAGCGTCGATTTGCCGGACCCGGACGGGCCGCAGATGACGAGCACTTCGCCCTGGTCCACGGAATCCGTGATGCCCTTGAGCACGTGGTAGTCGCCGTACCACTTCTGAACATTATGAAATTCGATCATGGCCATAGGGCAGCAATTCCTCTCGGGCAAAACGGATTTTGACGCCCTGCCGCAGCGGCAAAAGGCAAAACGGCAAGACGCACCCGGAATGCCTGAGCCTGCGCGAATTGTCCGCTTTTGTCAATCCATGCCGCCGGATTGGCGACTCCTCGACACCTCCCCGGACCCTGCCCACCCGGGGCCGAGGCCGGACCCGACGGCTACTGGCCGCCGGTCGCCGCCGGCAGGGCGCTTGGCGGGCCAAAGGCCTCGTCCATGGCCTGCTCGAACTGGCCGGCGGTAAAGAGGTCGCGAAGGACCAGGGGGCGGGAGGCGGCCTCGCCGGCCGGGAAGAAGGCGGCCACGGGGATGGACTGGCTGCCAAGGGCCCGCAAAAGGGCCATGGCCGGCGGAGTCTGGCGGGTGAGGTCCACTTTCATGAAGACGGCCTTGTGGCGCTTGCCCCACTGGGCCACCCGGGGCGGCGTCAGGACGGTGCGCTCCAGGAGCTTGCAGGTAGGGCACCAGTCGGCCGTGAAGTCCAGCACGAGGTTGTCCTTGCCCAGGCGCGCGGCAAAGGCCTCGGGGGAGTAGGCCTCCCACTCGGCCTCGGCCTGGGGGGCGTAGGTCAGGGCAAAGGCCAGGCCGCCGCCGGTCACGGCCAGGGCGGCGACGCCCATGACCAGGCCGCGAAAGGCGGACTGGGCATGGTGCATCCGGCCAAGGAGCGTGGCCCCGATGGCCGTGGCCCAAAACGCCCCCAAGGTCGGCAGGATGCGCCCGGGCGGCAGGAGCGCCAGGAAATACAGGCAGGTGCCGGCCAGCAAAAAGGCCATGACCCGCTCCAGGCTTTGCATCCAGGCCCCGGGGCGCGGCAGGAGGCGCACGAGCCTGGGCCAGATGGCCAGCACGCCGTAGGGCGAGGCCATGCCCAGGCCGATGGCGGCGAACACGGTCATGATGACGTGCTGGGGCTGGAGCAGGGTCCAGGCCAGCACGCCCCCAAGAAACGGGCCGCTGCACGGCGTGGCCAAAAGCGTGGCCAGGGCGCCGGTCAAAAAGGCCCCGCGCCGGGTGTGGCCCCGGCCGCCGGAGGTAATCTTGAGATCGACCACGGGCAGATGAAACACCCCGAAAAGACTGAGCGCCAGGGCGAACAGCACCACGGCGGCCACGATGGCCAGGGACGGCGATTGGAACATCTCGCCCCAGGCCATGCCGAAGGCCCCGAGGATAAGGCTCAGGCACAGGAAATAGGTGACGATGCCCAGGGCGAAAAAGAAGTTGTGCTCGCGAAGGATCCGGCGGCGTTCCTGGCGGCCCTCCTCGCCGCTGATGGCCAAAAGCCCCGAAAGCTTAAGGCTCACCACGGGCAGCACGCAGGGCATGAAGTTGAGCACGAAACCGGCGGCAAAGGCCAGCAAGGCGGCCTTGAG
It contains:
- a CDS encoding amino acid ABC transporter permease, which produces MHWDIVFRNFDYFLIGAYPQGPLGGLAMTVILAVGGIFGAFWLGLGVGLMRISKKPSLRWPAMGFIEIIRGTPLLMVVFWFYFLAPVVFGHTLPEAESALIALIVFTSAYIAEIVRAGVEALPKGQMEAARGTGLSHFQAMTHIILPQALFNMIPSFVNQFVSLTKDTSLAFIIGVNELTKAATQVNNRTLTAPTEIFITIAVLYFIICYCLTEFSRYLERRINRYQARGR
- a CDS encoding ABC transporter substrate-binding protein, with translation MRKAARLTVLACLFTLVAAMPALAGKLDDIKSRGTLVAGVKDSQRPFGFVDEKTNQIVGFEIDLMQALATRLNAKLELKPVTSSTRIPMLTQGAVDIVAATMTHKKEREDQIDFSITYFMTGQKLLVKKDGGIKSVADLAGKKVGSVKGSTSEQNVKKAQPDCTVISFETYPEAFLALKQGKVQAVTTDESILVGIKNSDDKPEAWDIVGEYISPEPYGLGVAENDSDFRDFVNAALMDMWEKGEYQKIYDKWFGKDTKDYLPLTWKMELWP
- a CDS encoding amino acid ABC transporter ATP-binding protein; the encoded protein is MAMIEFHNVQKWYGDYHVLKGITDSVDQGEVLVICGPSGSGKSTLIRCVNRLEEYQQGHILFDGHDIHGDDVDVNKLRCDIGIVFQQFNLYPHLSVLKNITLAPVKVKKTPRKEAEELALALLERVGIHEQAKKFPAELSGGQQQRVAIARALAMRPKVMLFDEPTSALDPEMINEVLNVMKDLARDGMTMLCVTHEMGFAREVADRVVFMDYGEIVESAPPLEFFRNPRHERTRLFLKEIL
- a CDS encoding amino acid ABC transporter permease; its protein translation is MAYQFDFGQVVSGEYGQWILSGLGVTLQISGISIVLSLALGTVIAVMRLSKVKPLVWFAASFTEFFRNTPLLVQIFFWYFGSYSVLPEAVNQWLYARDFEFACGVIALTVYTAAFIAEEIRSGIFSIPKNQLEASRACGLSFLQAMAYVILPQAFRVIIPPLISQFLNLIKNSSLVMTIGVMDLTYMARQIEAHTFHGFEAFTVSTLIYLTISLIVSLGVNLYNRRVLHVRSR
- a CDS encoding cytochrome c biogenesis protein CcdA encodes the protein MITRAARRSRVLRPGDAAHLADMAATRVPAFGRPDQAVAPGAASRPPWPALALFALLCLALAGLSVRTAAAAGAPGKEDLPAAAATRSAGKATPSAEAVVPASAPVASPDAVASPTPLAGSSSPDAPAPEQPLSPPSAVAPVVAAPEAAASPSAVGPDAASQEQLPAALETALYRLPKGDPSGPLLAVLTLVSAPGWHAYAVGPAESGQSARAALAAGGAAAALFPPGAPTPDPLEPDKTVLVYEGRTPIFVPLSAEAAAAPLLSGEVRVFSCSETSCWPSALAVSLPLAGLDPASLPPAEGQPWWPLFLALRNASLASPLTACPDPGLTASLHPTPPVAPAAAAPAPETPKLAPRSFTPALEVGGLLKAALLAFAAGFVLNFMPCVLPVVSLKLSGLLAISGEEGRQERRRILREHNFFFALGIVTYFLCLSLILGAFGMAWGEMFQSPSLAIVAAVVLFALALSLFGVFHLPVVDLKITSGGRGHTRRGAFLTGALATLLATPCSGPFLGGVLAWTLLQPQHVIMTVFAAIGLGMASPYGVLAIWPRLVRLLPRPGAWMQSLERVMAFLLAGTCLYFLALLPPGRILPTLGAFWATAIGATLLGRMHHAQSAFRGLVMGVAALAVTGGGLAFALTYAPQAEAEWEAYSPEAFAARLGKDNLVLDFTADWCPTCKLLERTVLTPPRVAQWGKRHKAVFMKVDLTRQTPPAMALLRALGSQSIPVAAFFPAGEAASRPLVLRDLFTAGQFEQAMDEAFGPPSALPAATGGQ